A region from the Pontixanthobacter aestiaquae genome encodes:
- a CDS encoding cadherin repeat domain-containing protein: MLKKTLIPCRVAPIPAALAALLLGSCGGGGGEGGAPSTPSPSPVVTAPRFTSVGAASVAENTADTFYTATATDPQGDPISFAVISGPDADKFVIDGSGALRFNTPPNFDLPTDSDLNNIYVVGLRATAGGETANLSLSVTITNDREGIAVRRIATGFVDPVDFSFVHDTPELLVAERSGRVLRFDPSDGSVTEDTFIRDNKISGEILAIAYAFPGRQFQEGTYIVTHSDQAGLYLQGFNGENGRKGFSRLGDPSAQPGSASLIAQNELYGAIGNPGGDAAQNTSSAYGKLLRAGIFNVFGGASIPPPGRLIVGAQIIGDGIQNPSGFTPAADFLYLADQGSTVEHELTIFRRDWRPLDFGWPFYEGTQASSTNPPAMINGPTLAYDFGQANKQGTGIVAGLLNNANFFEALGSTYVFADTNGIIWSIPYSTLIDGFLHRANEFEVRTEDFEPDVGSIDSPVAFARGSAGDHFYILDSDGEIFRVEPAS; encoded by the coding sequence ATGTTAAAAAAAACGCTCATTCCGTGTCGTGTGGCACCAATTCCCGCCGCGTTGGCAGCGCTTTTGCTGGGTTCTTGTGGTGGTGGTGGAGGAGAAGGAGGGGCCCCATCGACGCCGAGCCCAAGTCCTGTAGTAACGGCTCCCCGTTTTACGTCGGTGGGGGCGGCATCCGTCGCTGAGAATACGGCCGATACATTCTATACCGCAACCGCGACTGACCCGCAGGGCGATCCAATTAGCTTTGCGGTGATTTCTGGACCCGATGCCGATAAATTTGTGATCGATGGGAGCGGCGCGCTGCGCTTCAATACGCCACCTAATTTCGACCTGCCAACGGACTCCGATCTAAACAACATTTACGTGGTAGGTTTACGCGCAACGGCTGGCGGAGAGACTGCAAATCTGTCGCTAAGCGTTACTATAACAAATGATCGTGAAGGTATTGCGGTCAGAAGAATCGCGACCGGCTTTGTTGATCCGGTAGATTTTTCGTTTGTTCACGACACACCAGAACTGTTGGTAGCAGAGCGTTCTGGTCGTGTCCTTCGCTTTGATCCCTCCGACGGTTCCGTGACCGAAGACACTTTCATTCGCGACAACAAAATATCAGGCGAAATACTTGCGATTGCCTACGCGTTTCCCGGCCGGCAATTTCAGGAAGGTACCTATATTGTTACCCATAGCGATCAGGCAGGGCTGTATTTGCAGGGATTTAACGGTGAAAACGGCAGAAAGGGTTTCAGCCGTTTAGGCGATCCGTCGGCGCAACCGGGATCCGCGTCGCTCATTGCACAGAACGAGCTTTATGGGGCTATCGGAAATCCGGGGGGCGACGCCGCGCAGAACACGTCTTCAGCATACGGTAAATTGCTGCGCGCGGGGATATTCAATGTTTTCGGTGGTGCCAGCATACCCCCTCCCGGTCGCCTGATCGTTGGGGCACAGATAATCGGTGACGGAATTCAGAATCCGAGTGGTTTCACACCCGCGGCGGATTTTCTTTATTTGGCGGACCAAGGGTCGACAGTTGAGCATGAGCTCACGATCTTTCGACGTGACTGGCGACCGCTCGACTTTGGCTGGCCCTTTTATGAGGGCACACAAGCGAGCAGCACAAATCCACCAGCCATGATAAACGGGCCAACACTTGCTTACGATTTTGGACAAGCAAACAAGCAGGGAACAGGAATCGTCGCCGGTCTACTAAATAACGCAAATTTCTTTGAGGCTCTGGGATCTACATATGTTTTTGCCGATACCAATGGCATCATTTGGTCAATACCCTACAGTACGCTGATTGACGGCTTTTTGCATCGTGCAAACGAGTTTGAAGTAAGGACCGAGGATTTTGAGCCAGATGTCGGCAGTATCGATTCGCCGGTTGCTTTCGCTAGAGGGTCTGCAGGCGACCACTTTTATATACTTGACAGTGACGGTGAGATTTTCAGAGTCGAACCGGCTAGCTAG
- a CDS encoding response regulator, producing the protein MAKRILVVEDNDLNRKLFCDVLKANGFEVEPVADGELALNAARAFAPDLVIMDIQLPNISGLDLIVAFKQDASLTDTPILAVTAYAGKGDEDRIRDAGAKDYLSKPVSISPFMAAVKNLLED; encoded by the coding sequence ATGGCAAAGAGAATACTGGTTGTCGAGGACAACGATCTAAACCGCAAATTGTTCTGCGATGTTCTGAAAGCGAACGGGTTTGAAGTGGAGCCGGTTGCCGATGGCGAATTGGCGCTGAATGCCGCGCGCGCCTTTGCACCCGATCTGGTGATTATGGACATTCAATTGCCCAACATATCAGGGCTCGATCTGATCGTCGCGTTCAAACAGGATGCCTCGCTGACAGATACGCCCATTCTCGCGGTTACTGCCTATGCCGGGAAAGGCGATGAAGACCGGATTCGCGATGCGGGCGCAAAAGACTATCTCTCCAAGCCGGTGTCGATCAGCCCGTTCATGGCTGCTGTGAAGAATCTACTCGAAGACTAG
- a CDS encoding YqaA family protein: MMKLLRALYDWTMDKAAHPHAVWWLAFFCFIESSFFPIPPHPLLGLMCLAEPKKAIRFALVATLSSVAGALLGYAIGWGLYDTVGAQLISLLGLSESFPVAACYLREYDVEAILIAGATPVPFKLLTITAGFVEMALVPFILASLAARAMIFMTVGILFRLFGAPIKRIIDKYLGTVTAVFVILVVGGFLALTSFSGGSEEVQDKCEAATEVVPGD, translated from the coding sequence ATGATGAAATTACTGCGCGCGCTTTACGATTGGACGATGGACAAAGCGGCCCATCCGCATGCCGTGTGGTGGCTGGCGTTTTTCTGTTTCATCGAATCCTCGTTTTTCCCGATCCCGCCGCATCCGCTGCTCGGTCTGATGTGCTTGGCCGAACCGAAGAAGGCTATTCGCTTCGCGCTAGTGGCTACGCTGTCATCGGTGGCGGGCGCATTGCTGGGCTATGCAATCGGCTGGGGGCTCTACGATACTGTCGGGGCGCAGCTGATTTCGCTGCTCGGGCTTAGCGAGAGTTTCCCTGTCGCCGCATGTTATTTGCGCGAGTATGATGTCGAGGCGATCTTGATCGCCGGCGCCACTCCCGTTCCGTTCAAACTGCTGACTATCACCGCAGGCTTCGTTGAAATGGCGCTGGTGCCCTTCATTCTCGCCAGCCTCGCCGCGCGCGCGATGATCTTTATGACGGTGGGCATCCTGTTCCGCCTGTTCGGTGCGCCGATCAAGCGGATCATCGACAAATATCTTGGCACTGTAACGGCGGTGTTCGTCATTCTGGTGGTCGGCGGCTTCCTCGCACTGACATCATTCAGCGGGGGAAGCGAAGAAGTGCAGGATAAATGCGAGGCAGCAACCGAGGTGGTTCCGGGCGACTAG
- a CDS encoding DNA adenine methylase, with protein MARSHSPLRYPGGKSCLYDLTAHILRLNKLQRGHYAEPYAGGAGLALTLLFEGHVIDIHLNDYDRSIWAFWDSTLNATDDLVSLIETTPIDMESWFRQRDIYQNADDYDDLTVGFATFFLNRTNRSGIVKGAGVIGGLEQQGNYKMDCRFNRLGLAKRIKRIAKYRSRIHLHQLDALEFMDRMDETLPERAFYCIDPPYYNKGRSLYTSFYNPEDHLAVSQAVLRLGRPWILTYDNAPEISHLYKARRQFGFDVNYSVQTKRVGTELLVASKGLKMPSEVRDRQIHRPQYRAA; from the coding sequence ATGGCTCGTTCACATTCACCCCTTCGATATCCAGGCGGAAAGTCCTGCCTGTACGACCTCACTGCGCACATTTTGCGGCTCAATAAGCTACAGCGGGGCCACTATGCCGAACCCTATGCGGGTGGGGCAGGATTGGCGCTTACGTTGCTATTTGAAGGCCATGTAATCGACATCCACTTGAATGACTATGATAGGTCAATTTGGGCGTTTTGGGATAGCACTCTCAATGCGACTGATGACTTGGTTAGTCTCATTGAGACCACGCCGATTGATATGGAGAGCTGGTTCCGCCAGCGCGATATCTACCAGAACGCCGACGATTACGATGACCTCACAGTCGGCTTCGCCACGTTCTTTCTAAACCGGACAAACCGTTCGGGCATCGTGAAAGGTGCTGGTGTGATCGGTGGTTTGGAACAGCAGGGCAATTACAAAATGGACTGCCGGTTCAATCGACTTGGTTTGGCCAAACGGATCAAGCGGATCGCGAAGTATCGCTCTCGCATTCACCTGCACCAGTTGGATGCACTGGAGTTTATGGATCGGATGGACGAAACCCTGCCTGAACGGGCATTTTATTGCATCGATCCACCGTACTACAACAAGGGTCGAAGCCTATATACCAGCTTCTACAATCCTGAGGACCACTTAGCGGTTAGCCAAGCGGTCCTCCGATTAGGGCGACCTTGGATACTGACTTACGACAACGCACCTGAAATTTCTCACCTCTACAAAGCGAGGCGGCAGTTCGGTTTTGACGTCAACTATTCTGTGCAGACCAAAAGGGTCGGCACTGAACTGCTAGTCGCTTCCAAGGGGCTAAAGATGCCAAGCGAAGTGCGCGACAGGCAGATACATCGCCCACAATATCGGGCCGCTTAG
- a CDS encoding Pycsar system effector family protein, producing MSANANKAKPPAEATKINTTPAKPAYSAHAVHMMRTAQLNTLTLSQMADQKASILMGATFLVFSLSVSRSFVGDIPPSLIILAAFSFLSSLCAVMAVLPSVKKPDPGVTTPNKLFFGHFAGMDEESWAEDVLEDLKSDETVFRAMMHDIYQNGQVLARRKYKFLALAYRIFVVGLFATVISFAIEAMAA from the coding sequence ATGTCTGCGAATGCCAACAAAGCCAAACCTCCGGCGGAGGCCACCAAGATAAACACGACGCCTGCCAAGCCGGCATATTCAGCGCATGCCGTGCATATGATGCGGACTGCGCAGCTCAACACGCTGACCTTGTCGCAGATGGCGGATCAGAAAGCGTCGATTTTGATGGGGGCGACCTTTCTGGTATTTTCGCTGTCGGTCAGCCGGTCATTTGTGGGCGATATTCCCCCGTCGCTGATAATACTGGCGGCGTTCTCGTTTCTCAGCTCGCTCTGCGCGGTGATGGCGGTTTTGCCGTCAGTCAAAAAGCCTGACCCGGGCGTGACCACACCCAACAAGCTGTTCTTCGGCCACTTTGCCGGAATGGATGAAGAAAGTTGGGCGGAAGACGTTCTGGAGGATCTCAAATCCGATGAAACCGTGTTCCGCGCGATGATGCATGACATCTATCAGAATGGTCAGGTGCTCGCGCGCCGCAAATACAAGTTTCTCGCTTTGGCGTACCGGATATTCGTGGTGGGCCTGTTCGCAACGGTGATCTCCTTCGCGATAGAAGCCATGGCTGCCTAG
- a CDS encoding GTA baseplate fiber-binding domain-containing protein — MGSLASPLESSSALLFEPDAEIEVDTISDSMIFASVDLTTLAVGQNRLLIGDEIVQFAIATPQGSGRWKLTGLLRGRGGSETAAMAGHAGGTPVTLLDDRLIAINPNQLPPSQEQLIAAIGKGDEEPATAYVTNRGAALRPLPPVHPRVAFDPVSGLNISWTRRARGAWRWLDGVETPLVEAAESYRVGIGAIDAPDLQWQVGEPAITLPPAQIAQYSGAQLWVVQIGSESQSLPLLLARLPQ, encoded by the coding sequence ATGGGGTCGCTGGCATCCCCGTTAGAGAGTTCGTCAGCTCTTCTTTTTGAGCCCGATGCCGAAATCGAAGTCGATACGATATCTGACTCGATGATCTTCGCGTCTGTGGATCTTACCACTCTCGCCGTCGGGCAGAACCGTCTACTGATTGGTGATGAGATCGTGCAATTTGCCATTGCGACGCCGCAAGGTTCAGGCCGATGGAAACTCACAGGCCTTCTGCGCGGCCGGGGTGGTAGCGAGACCGCCGCCATGGCGGGACACGCGGGCGGCACGCCAGTCACTCTACTTGACGACCGGCTTATTGCGATCAATCCAAACCAGCTCCCGCCGAGCCAAGAACAGTTGATTGCCGCCATCGGGAAGGGCGACGAAGAGCCTGCTACCGCGTATGTTACGAATCGGGGCGCGGCGCTTCGCCCGCTGCCCCCTGTACATCCGAGAGTCGCGTTCGATCCAGTTTCCGGCCTGAATATCAGCTGGACCCGCCGCGCCCGCGGGGCGTGGCGCTGGCTCGACGGTGTCGAGACACCGCTCGTTGAAGCTGCCGAATCCTATCGCGTAGGTATTGGCGCAATCGATGCGCCCGACCTGCAATGGCAAGTGGGCGAACCGGCGATCACACTGCCTCCTGCACAGATAGCCCAGTATTCGGGGGCCCAGCTATGGGTGGTGCAGATCGGTAGCGAATCTCAATCGCTGCCGCTGCTCCTCGCCAGGCTGCCTCAGTAG
- a CDS encoding DUF2793 domain-containing protein: MAQPIAFTDTSGRFQLPFLFAGQAQKEFFVNEAHALTDMLLHTTILGELAGPPSESVDGDIWLVASGAIGEWACHDGDLAGRQAGLWKFITPRDGMRIFDSSIGQFALHSGGWVRAAPPTIPATGQTVDSELRDAFDQLIEALRNAGIFPVTE, translated from the coding sequence ATGGCCCAGCCAATTGCATTTACCGATACGTCCGGACGATTCCAATTGCCGTTCCTTTTTGCCGGGCAAGCGCAGAAGGAGTTTTTCGTCAACGAAGCGCATGCGCTCACCGATATGCTGCTGCACACCACCATACTGGGCGAGCTTGCCGGGCCCCCCAGCGAATCGGTGGATGGCGACATCTGGCTGGTCGCGAGCGGAGCGATCGGAGAATGGGCCTGCCATGATGGCGATCTGGCAGGGCGACAAGCCGGGCTGTGGAAGTTCATCACGCCGAGAGATGGCATGCGCATTTTCGACAGCTCGATCGGGCAATTTGCCTTGCACTCAGGCGGCTGGGTCCGGGCTGCGCCTCCGACCATCCCGGCCACAGGTCAGACCGTCGATAGTGAATTGAGAGATGCATTCGATCAATTGATTGAAGCCCTTAGGAATGCAGGAATTTTTCCTGTAACAGAATAG
- a CDS encoding Crp/Fnr family transcriptional regulator, producing MSNSLQSSSQLRSLVVPTLFRELDEDVRKRLLAGAPRRSFADGKIIQQRGDDAIGFWVIETGQVKIGQFRLDGEFRAIALLSDGDSYGELALFAANRRVVDAVAEGPVELRWIEAQSFEREIKSDPDTMRRLVGNLAAQLQEVLDLVAGLGKNSSLSRVASVLANLAPKSGGSATIALGQQELGELTGLTRATVNKCLSILEARGALKRHYGRIEVLDRKQLRLAAMG from the coding sequence ATGTCAAATAGTTTACAATCTTCCTCGCAGCTGAGATCACTGGTTGTTCCGACGCTGTTTCGGGAGCTCGACGAAGATGTCCGCAAGCGTCTGCTTGCCGGTGCGCCGCGGCGGTCGTTTGCCGATGGCAAGATCATCCAGCAACGCGGCGATGACGCGATTGGGTTCTGGGTTATCGAGACGGGCCAGGTCAAGATCGGTCAATTCCGGCTGGATGGCGAGTTTCGCGCGATTGCCCTGCTGTCCGATGGCGATTCCTATGGAGAGCTGGCGCTGTTTGCCGCCAACCGGCGCGTGGTTGATGCGGTCGCGGAGGGGCCGGTGGAACTGCGCTGGATCGAGGCGCAATCGTTCGAGCGGGAGATCAAATCCGATCCCGATACGATGCGGCGTTTGGTCGGGAATTTGGCGGCGCAGCTGCAGGAAGTGCTCGACCTTGTTGCGGGCTTGGGGAAGAATTCCAGTCTTTCGCGAGTGGCCTCGGTGCTCGCTAATCTGGCGCCCAAGTCAGGCGGTTCCGCGACAATCGCCCTGGGCCAGCAGGAGCTGGGCGAGCTGACCGGCCTGACGCGCGCCACGGTCAACAAATGTCTTTCGATCCTGGAGGCGCGCGGCGCACTCAAACGGCACTATGGGCGGATCGAGGTTCTCGACAGGAAACAGCTGAGACTGGCTGCAATGGGCTGA
- a CDS encoding sterol desaturase family protein: protein MPTSTIVILAIYFGFALLELWRSNLLRKEEQTRDDGIVEVVSTGVLLALTQPAILFSAAALMGVIAPQWEGALAGINIIAAIALFLIFDDLTQYFWHRASHSYAWLYNLHRAHHNARYMSIRLVYRNNLFYYMMMPGLWFSGVLIYLGLGWVYAGYIVVKLLVITGAHSDVAWDKPLYKISWLSPVMWVVERTISTPATHHAHHGRHASDPAVQYKGNFGNLLFFWDVLFGTAKITRTYPESYGVENLPRATLGQQLAWPLFKEGTEVDALTMSKPPTSPAS, encoded by the coding sequence ATGCCCACTTCGACAATCGTGATTCTCGCAATCTATTTCGGCTTCGCTTTGCTGGAACTGTGGCGCTCGAATCTGCTGCGCAAGGAAGAGCAAACCCGCGATGACGGGATTGTCGAAGTGGTGAGCACGGGTGTGCTGCTTGCGCTCACACAACCTGCCATTTTGTTTTCTGCGGCTGCGCTGATGGGGGTCATCGCGCCGCAATGGGAGGGCGCGCTCGCAGGCATAAATATAATAGCTGCGATCGCGCTCTTCCTGATATTCGACGATCTGACGCAATATTTCTGGCACCGCGCGTCGCATTCTTATGCGTGGCTGTACAATCTCCACCGCGCCCATCACAATGCCCGGTATATGAGCATCCGGCTCGTTTATAGAAATAATCTCTTTTATTACATGATGATGCCCGGCCTGTGGTTCTCCGGCGTGCTGATTTATCTTGGCCTCGGCTGGGTCTATGCGGGGTATATCGTAGTCAAATTGCTGGTCATCACCGGCGCCCATTCGGATGTCGCCTGGGATAAGCCGCTCTACAAAATATCCTGGCTCTCACCCGTCATGTGGGTGGTCGAACGTACGATCTCCACGCCCGCGACGCATCACGCCCATCACGGCCGCCACGCCAGCGATCCGGCAGTCCAATACAAAGGCAATTTCGGCAATCTTCTGTTCTTCTGGGACGTGCTGTTCGGCACCGCGAAAATCACCCGGACTTACCCAGAAAGCTACGGCGTAGAGAACCTGCCCAGAGCGACGCTGGGCCAGCAATTGGCGTGGCCACTGTTCAAAGAGGGAACCGAGGTTGACGCCCTAACCATGTCGAAACCGCCTACCAGTCCAGCTAGCTAG
- a CDS encoding DUF3572 domain-containing protein → MSSASTLALSALGWVLGDQPRADRLLSLTGLTPDVLRDGLGETGVQAAVLEFLINHEPDLIAASEDLHVQPRDIIAAHERLTQ, encoded by the coding sequence CTGAGTAGCGCCAGCACTCTGGCGCTGTCCGCGCTCGGCTGGGTGCTGGGCGATCAGCCGCGTGCCGACCGGTTGTTGTCGCTCACCGGCCTGACACCGGATGTGCTGCGTGACGGATTGGGCGAAACGGGCGTACAGGCAGCCGTACTCGAATTTCTAATCAACCACGAACCCGATCTGATCGCGGCGTCGGAGGATTTGCACGTGCAACCCCGAGACATCATCGCCGCCCATGAAAGACTGACCCAATGA
- the spt gene encoding serine palmitoyltransferase: MSEGISQPDKPEAHDGGTADLFSKFDDIIAMREGLLATGVEDPFNLVMEKVLSPTRAICNGRDTILLGTYNYMGMTFDPDVVDAGKQALADFGTGTTGSRVLNGTYQGHKECEDALREFYDMDHAMVFSTGYLANLGIISTIAGKGDYIILDIDSHASIWDGCAMGNAEVVPFKHNDIEAMEKRLKRVPEGAGKLVILEGVYSMMGDVAPLKEMVAIAKKYGAMVLVDEAHSMGFIGENGRGVVEDVGVIDDVDFIIGTFSKSVGTVGGFCVSNHPKFEIMRLVCRPYVFTASLPPSVVATAATSIRKLQHAGNKRGHLWENSRHLHKGLTDLGFQLGTDECQSAIVAVIMPDLERGAAMWEALLKEGLYVNLARPPATPANMTLLRCSLCAEHSDEEVGTILGMFERAGKATGIIS, encoded by the coding sequence ATGAGCGAAGGTATATCCCAGCCGGACAAGCCGGAAGCGCATGACGGCGGCACAGCCGATCTGTTCAGCAAATTCGATGACATCATCGCAATGCGCGAAGGACTGCTCGCGACCGGCGTCGAGGATCCGTTCAATCTGGTGATGGAGAAAGTGCTCTCCCCGACGCGCGCTATCTGCAATGGCCGCGACACGATCCTGCTCGGCACGTACAATTATATGGGCATGACGTTCGACCCCGATGTGGTCGATGCAGGCAAGCAGGCCCTGGCTGATTTCGGCACGGGCACCACCGGAAGCCGCGTTCTCAACGGTACCTACCAAGGTCACAAGGAATGCGAAGATGCGTTGCGCGAGTTCTACGACATGGACCACGCGATGGTCTTCTCGACCGGGTATCTCGCCAATCTCGGGATCATTTCGACCATTGCTGGCAAGGGCGATTACATCATTCTCGACATCGATTCTCACGCCAGTATCTGGGACGGCTGCGCCATGGGCAATGCCGAGGTGGTGCCCTTCAAACATAACGACATCGAAGCGATGGAGAAACGGCTGAAGCGTGTGCCCGAAGGGGCAGGCAAGCTCGTTATCCTCGAAGGCGTCTATTCGATGATGGGCGATGTCGCACCGCTCAAAGAGATGGTCGCGATTGCCAAGAAATACGGTGCGATGGTGCTGGTCGACGAAGCCCACTCGATGGGCTTTATTGGCGAGAACGGCCGGGGCGTGGTCGAAGATGTCGGCGTGATCGATGATGTCGATTTCATCATCGGCACATTCTCCAAGAGCGTCGGCACCGTCGGCGGTTTCTGTGTTTCGAACCACCCGAAATTCGAGATTATGCGGCTGGTCTGCCGGCCCTATGTGTTTACCGCCTCGCTCCCGCCGAGCGTTGTGGCAACTGCGGCCACCAGCATTCGCAAATTGCAGCATGCGGGCAACAAACGCGGGCATCTGTGGGAGAATTCACGGCACTTGCACAAGGGCCTCACCGATCTCGGCTTCCAGCTGGGAACAGACGAATGTCAAAGCGCCATCGTGGCTGTGATCATGCCCGATCTGGAGCGCGGTGCCGCCATGTGGGAAGCGCTTTTGAAAGAGGGCCTCTATGTCAATCTGGCCCGTCCGCCAGCAACGCCAGCGAATATGACTCTGCTCCGCTGCTCGCTCTGCGCGGAGCATAGCGATGAAGAAGTCGGCACAATTCTCGGGATGTTCGAGCGGGCTGGTAAGGCGACGGGAATTATCTCCTAG
- a CDS encoding acyl carrier protein, with amino-acid sequence MDRAEVDSKIRELIGPFNKKGVDIQDSTTFVGDFEFDSLTVMDFVAEIEDEFDIIISMNQQAEIENFGQLVDAVTKLQD; translated from the coding sequence ATGGACCGTGCCGAAGTCGACAGCAAAATCCGTGAACTGATTGGCCCCTTCAACAAAAAGGGCGTCGATATTCAGGACAGCACAACTTTCGTCGGCGACTTCGAGTTCGACAGCCTGACGGTGATGGATTTCGTCGCCGAGATCGAAGATGAATTCGACATCATCATCAGCATGAACCAACAGGCCGAGATCGAGAACTTCGGCCAGCTCGTCGACGCCGTAACCAAGCTGCAGGACTGA